In Bradyrhizobium guangxiense, the following are encoded in one genomic region:
- a CDS encoding gamma-glutamyltransferase: MPHQFSLNQIARNPAVTSKGGIVASQSRRAAEVGAQVLAAGGDCVDAIVATTFALNVLEPWNSGIGGGGAMGLYRAKENRTEVIDYGMRAPQSLRAADYPLSGEGAASDLFPWPRVKDDRNIHGPSSVAVPGVVAGMEEAHRRYAKMPWKDLVAPAARLAGEGLLVDWWTTATIAGSAADLRRYPASAVAYLKDGLPPTAPWGIKAETRLPQDTLKASLSHLAEAGPRDFYQGDLARSIASDIKADGGSLSVEDLAAFRAHSRAPLAIPYREGKVYATPELTAGPTMAHALRLLQQSLTPAGAPDAGAYVEYALALQAAFRERLKDMGDADGKRSLGAEYLAPACTTHFSVVDRHGNIAAVTQTLLSSFGSRYVTPHTGITMNNGIMWFDPTPGTTNSLAPGKRCLCNYTPVIAETKDGKRLAVGASGGRRILPSVLQLVSFAMDFGMDLDAAIHQPRIDASEGAVVIGDARLPADVRKALAARFDYEESRVQALPQKFACPSVVMREGDTNSGAVEIFQPWADAVAEA; encoded by the coding sequence ATGCCTCATCAGTTCAGCCTCAACCAAATCGCCCGCAACCCCGCCGTCACGTCCAAGGGTGGCATCGTCGCCTCGCAATCGCGACGGGCGGCCGAAGTCGGGGCGCAGGTGTTGGCCGCAGGTGGCGACTGCGTCGACGCGATCGTCGCGACCACTTTCGCCCTGAACGTCCTGGAGCCCTGGAATAGCGGTATCGGCGGCGGCGGCGCGATGGGGCTCTACCGCGCCAAGGAAAATCGCACCGAGGTGATCGACTACGGGATGCGCGCGCCGCAGAGCCTGCGCGCGGCCGACTATCCGCTCAGCGGCGAAGGCGCCGCCTCCGATCTCTTCCCCTGGCCAAGGGTGAAAGACGATCGCAACATTCACGGACCCAGCTCGGTGGCCGTGCCCGGTGTCGTCGCCGGAATGGAAGAGGCGCATCGCCGCTACGCCAAGATGCCGTGGAAGGATCTGGTCGCGCCGGCGGCCAGGCTCGCCGGCGAAGGACTGCTGGTTGACTGGTGGACCACGGCGACGATTGCGGGCTCGGCCGCCGATCTCAGGCGCTATCCGGCGAGCGCGGTCGCTTACCTGAAGGACGGCCTGCCGCCGACCGCGCCCTGGGGCATCAAGGCCGAGACGCGGCTGCCGCAGGACACGCTGAAGGCGTCGCTGTCACATCTCGCCGAGGCCGGCCCCCGCGATTTCTACCAGGGTGATCTCGCCAGGAGCATTGCTTCCGACATCAAGGCCGACGGCGGATCGCTATCGGTCGAGGATCTTGCCGCCTTCCGCGCCCATTCGCGCGCGCCGCTGGCGATCCCCTATCGCGAGGGCAAGGTCTATGCGACGCCGGAACTCACGGCGGGGCCGACGATGGCACATGCGCTGCGCCTCTTGCAGCAGAGCTTGACGCCCGCAGGCGCGCCGGATGCCGGTGCCTATGTCGAATATGCGCTCGCATTGCAAGCCGCCTTCCGCGAGCGGCTCAAGGACATGGGCGATGCCGACGGCAAACGCTCGCTGGGCGCCGAATATCTCGCACCTGCCTGCACCACACATTTCTCGGTCGTCGACCGTCACGGCAACATCGCTGCGGTGACGCAGACGCTGCTCTCGTCCTTCGGCTCGAGATATGTGACACCGCACACCGGCATCACCATGAACAACGGCATCATGTGGTTCGACCCGACGCCGGGCACCACCAATTCGCTCGCACCCGGCAAGCGCTGTCTTTGCAACTACACGCCCGTCATCGCCGAAACCAAGGACGGCAAGCGCCTCGCGGTCGGCGCATCCGGCGGACGCCGCATCCTGCCTTCGGTGCTGCAGCTCGTATCCTTTGCGATGGATTTCGGCATGGACCTCGACGCCGCCATCCATCAGCCGCGCATCGACGCCAGCGAGGGCGCGGTGGTGATCGGCGATGCCCGCCTGCCTGCGGACGTGCGTAAAGCCCTGGCCGCGCGCTTCGACTATGAAGAGAGTCGCGTGCAGGCCCTGCCGCAGAAATTCGCCTGCCCGAGCGTGGTGATGCGCGAGGGCGACACCAATTCGGGCGCAGTCGAGATCTTCCAGCCCTGGGCCGACGCGGTGGCGGAAGCCTGA
- a CDS encoding enoyl-CoA hydratase-related protein: MAGVKQARDGAVGILTLDEPASLNAMTPDLLGALAAAIGEMSQDEGIRALILTGAGRGFCSGQNLKASEALGEDIAAGVMRFYWPAFKALRECRVPVVVAVNGVAAGGGFSLAMAGDIIVAARSASFIQVFSRIALVPDLGSTWLLPRLIGRQRALELMLLKEPLTAERAREIGLVRQVVDDAKLMDEALTLAHRLAEGPTRALVATRLLVEESEHATYEAQFRREIELQATIRKSADAIEGRNAFVEKRKARFTGK; encoded by the coding sequence ATGGCTGGTGTGAAACAGGCGCGGGATGGCGCGGTCGGGATCCTGACGCTCGATGAGCCGGCAAGCCTGAATGCGATGACGCCGGATCTGCTCGGCGCGCTCGCTGCCGCCATCGGCGAAATGTCGCAGGACGAGGGTATTCGAGCCCTGATCCTCACCGGCGCCGGGCGCGGCTTCTGCTCAGGACAAAATCTGAAGGCGTCGGAAGCGCTGGGTGAGGATATCGCCGCCGGCGTCATGCGGTTCTACTGGCCGGCCTTCAAGGCGCTGCGCGAATGCCGCGTGCCTGTGGTGGTCGCCGTGAACGGGGTGGCGGCCGGCGGCGGCTTCAGCCTCGCCATGGCCGGCGACATCATCGTCGCGGCGCGGTCGGCGAGCTTCATCCAGGTGTTCAGCCGCATCGCACTGGTGCCGGATCTCGGCTCGACCTGGCTGTTGCCGCGGCTGATCGGCCGGCAGCGCGCGCTCGAGCTGATGCTGCTGAAGGAGCCGCTGACGGCCGAGCGTGCCCGGGAGATCGGCCTGGTGCGCCAGGTCGTCGACGATGCGAAGCTGATGGACGAGGCGCTCACACTGGCGCACCGGCTCGCCGAGGGCCCGACACGCGCATTGGTGGCAACGCGCCTGCTCGTCGAGGAGAGCGAGCATGCCACCTATGAGGCGCAGTTCCGCCGCGAGATCGAGCTTCAGGCAACGATCCGCAAGAGCGCCGACGCCATCGAAGGCCGCAATGCCTTCGTCGAGAAGCGCAAGGCGAGGTTTACCGGGAAGTAG
- a CDS encoding DUF6894 family protein gives MVQVYFHCSNTEGTLIDRYGAAVSNLSEARDRASQIMRSMILTPSNEDWRDWVIHVSDDDGEEIFDLPFTAMLGKPH, from the coding sequence ATGGTCCAGGTCTATTTTCACTGCTCCAACACCGAGGGCACGCTGATCGACCGCTACGGCGCCGCCGTCTCCAACCTCAGCGAGGCCCGCGACCGTGCGTCCCAGATCATGCGCTCGATGATCCTGACGCCGAGCAACGAAGACTGGCGCGACTGGGTGATCCATGTCAGCGACGACGACGGCGAGGAGATTTTCGACCTCCCCTTTACTGCCATGCTCGGCAAGCCGCATTGA
- a CDS encoding PQQ-dependent sugar dehydrogenase translates to MAALLGLTSIASSEPLRRSGYAIGTETCGNGDLAFPRIQIDMKAGFCAGLVASEEDRLKFPRSIVQLPGRELFVVADMGGWGHADGRLLLLDPRAPQGQRLKELLTGIEYPFGLAIGPDRKLYASTTDTIFRFDPLADNPRGTVETIVRHMPGRRIALPDGTRLEESAHPLKQFVFDRRGRLFVNVGSHSDDCITPAPITRLCAAAEGASAMASIWLFAPPASGVFPALKPGDADPPHTVYARGLRNSMALVLHPNFPDAGYAFLQGENSRDLPDIFKPNEEINAIEQGRHYGWPYCYDVSTPSPEFRNVLQGGAYKSLCTANALYKPPLTLMPPHGAPLAMLYYHGGKFPELEGKLLVGLHGYRPTGSRLLVYDVDDHGFPKPSAPPVRYHVSCAAEPTRSFQTEAGEVAAAPFDELIAGWHRVNGARPQGAPVGMTVAEDGAIWLVEDKNQTVIRIDRAAGDPPPPLPCDTRSQAMIDQLAAFVAADAQNSARLATLRKGLVEQHCVGCHSDFGLKAGQSDAEKDRAALRFMLAQDGWIYPGDPTSGKLRTRLRGIGAEKLMPPGGESLPKTEPGYARLLDTMDLLVAKMVPGTRMRIKPGPPQRKFFGKTSGECGEIPAGKVVVVTQRSAVDKPGFSRFFRPADPYLNGGCTDGDGYYIRQEFLVPVQ, encoded by the coding sequence TTGGCGGCCCTGCTTGGGCTCACCTCGATAGCGTCATCGGAGCCGCTCCGCCGGAGCGGCTATGCGATCGGCACGGAAACCTGCGGCAATGGCGATCTCGCGTTTCCCAGGATCCAGATCGACATGAAGGCCGGATTTTGCGCCGGGCTCGTCGCCAGCGAAGAAGATCGCCTCAAATTTCCGCGGTCGATCGTCCAATTGCCGGGCCGCGAGCTGTTCGTGGTGGCCGACATGGGCGGCTGGGGCCACGCCGACGGACGGCTGCTGCTGCTCGATCCGCGCGCGCCGCAAGGGCAGCGGCTCAAGGAGCTTCTGACAGGGATCGAATATCCGTTCGGTCTCGCGATCGGTCCGGACAGGAAGCTCTACGCCTCGACCACTGATACGATCTTCCGGTTCGATCCGCTCGCCGACAATCCGCGCGGTACGGTCGAAACCATCGTCCGTCACATGCCGGGTCGCCGGATCGCGCTGCCCGACGGCACCAGGCTCGAGGAGAGCGCGCATCCGCTCAAGCAGTTCGTCTTCGACAGGCGCGGGCGGCTGTTCGTCAATGTCGGCTCGCACAGCGACGACTGCATCACACCGGCGCCGATCACAAGGCTCTGCGCGGCGGCGGAGGGGGCCTCGGCCATGGCTTCGATCTGGCTGTTCGCACCGCCCGCGAGCGGCGTCTTCCCGGCGCTGAAGCCCGGCGATGCCGATCCGCCGCACACTGTCTATGCGCGGGGCCTGCGCAATTCGATGGCGCTGGTGCTGCATCCGAATTTTCCCGATGCCGGCTATGCCTTCCTGCAAGGCGAGAACAGCCGCGACCTGCCTGATATCTTCAAGCCGAACGAGGAGATCAACGCGATCGAGCAGGGCCGGCATTACGGCTGGCCTTATTGCTACGATGTGTCGACCCCCAGCCCCGAATTCAGAAACGTGCTGCAAGGCGGAGCCTACAAGTCGCTGTGCACGGCCAACGCGCTCTACAAGCCGCCGCTTACGCTCATGCCGCCCCACGGCGCGCCGCTGGCGATGCTCTATTACCATGGCGGAAAGTTTCCGGAGCTGGAGGGCAAGCTGCTGGTCGGCCTGCATGGCTATCGCCCGACCGGCAGCCGCCTGCTCGTCTACGACGTCGATGACCACGGTTTCCCCAAGCCGAGTGCACCGCCCGTGCGCTACCACGTCAGCTGCGCGGCCGAGCCGACGCGCAGCTTTCAGACTGAGGCCGGCGAGGTCGCCGCCGCGCCGTTCGATGAGCTGATCGCCGGCTGGCACCGCGTCAACGGCGCGCGGCCGCAAGGCGCGCCAGTCGGCATGACCGTCGCGGAGGATGGAGCGATCTGGCTGGTCGAGGACAAGAACCAGACCGTGATCCGCATCGACCGTGCTGCGGGCGATCCGCCGCCGCCGCTGCCGTGCGATACGCGCAGCCAGGCGATGATCGATCAGCTCGCGGCCTTCGTTGCCGCAGATGCGCAGAACAGCGCCCGGCTGGCCACGCTGCGCAAAGGCCTTGTCGAGCAGCACTGCGTCGGCTGCCACTCGGATTTCGGTCTGAAGGCGGGTCAATCGGACGCGGAGAAGGACAGGGCTGCGCTCCGCTTCATGCTGGCGCAGGACGGCTGGATCTATCCGGGTGATCCCACGTCCGGCAAGCTGCGCACGCGCCTGCGCGGCATCGGCGCGGAGAAGCTGATGCCGCCGGGCGGTGAAAGCCTGCCGAAGACCGAACCCGGCTATGCGCGCCTGCTCGACACGATGGACCTGCTTGTTGCGAAAATGGTTCCGGGTACCCGGATGCGGATCAAGCCCGGCCCGCCGCAGCGCAAGTTCTTTGGCAAAACCAGCGGGGAATGCGGCGAAATACCGGCTGGGAAGGTCGTTGTCGTGACACAAAGGAGCGCTGTAGACAAACCTGGCTTCAGCCGATTCTTCCGGCCGGCCGATCCCTATCTGAATGGCGGGTGCACCGACGGCGATGGCTATTACATCCGGCAGGAATTTCTGGTGCCTGTGCAGTAG
- a CDS encoding SMP-30/gluconolactonase/LRE family protein, producing the protein MAITSGRNFWCLCSSVLLVVAAASAQAETKLFESAQVTPAGEYTFGIEGPAADLDGNLFVVNLGKPGTIGRLPAGGAASEPFTALPEGSVGNAIRFDRGGTMFVADYKKHNIFAIPKGATEPVVWFHSDEMNQPNDITIARDGTIYASDPNWKGREGYIWRIAKAADGSVQGQVMASPRAMGTTNGIDLSPDGKTLYVGESSNGQIWSYAINGNGLTSAKLVKTFQPDTIDGLRTDVAGRLYVARILKGTVALMKPNGAVEREIALKAKEPTNLAFGGSDGKTVFVTQRQGGFIEAFRTDQPGREHCLQRGRC; encoded by the coding sequence ATGGCTATTACATCCGGCAGGAATTTCTGGTGCCTGTGCAGTAGCGTTCTCCTCGTCGTCGCGGCGGCGTCCGCCCAAGCGGAGACGAAGCTGTTCGAAAGCGCGCAGGTGACGCCCGCCGGGGAATATACTTTCGGTATCGAGGGCCCTGCGGCGGACCTCGACGGCAATTTGTTCGTGGTCAATCTCGGCAAGCCCGGCACCATCGGCAGGCTGCCTGCGGGCGGCGCGGCGTCGGAGCCGTTCACGGCACTGCCCGAGGGCAGTGTCGGCAACGCCATCCGCTTCGATCGCGGCGGTACCATGTTCGTCGCCGACTACAAGAAGCACAACATCTTCGCGATCCCGAAGGGCGCGACCGAGCCGGTCGTCTGGTTTCACTCCGACGAGATGAACCAGCCCAACGACATAACGATTGCCCGCGACGGCACGATCTATGCGAGCGATCCGAATTGGAAGGGCAGGGAAGGTTACATCTGGCGCATCGCGAAGGCTGCCGACGGATCGGTGCAGGGACAAGTGATGGCGTCACCACGCGCGATGGGCACCACCAACGGCATTGATCTCAGCCCTGACGGCAAGACGCTCTATGTCGGGGAATCCAGCAACGGTCAGATCTGGTCCTATGCGATCAACGGCAACGGGCTGACGAGCGCAAAGCTGGTCAAGACATTTCAGCCCGACACGATCGACGGGCTGCGCACCGATGTTGCCGGCCGTCTCTACGTTGCGCGTATCCTCAAGGGCACGGTTGCGCTGATGAAGCCCAATGGCGCGGTCGAACGCGAGATCGCGTTGAAGGCCAAGGAGCCGACCAACCTCGCGTTCGGCGGCAGCGACGGCAAGACCGTCTTCGTCACCCAGCGTCAGGGCGGCTTCATCGAAGCCTTCCGCACCGATCAGCCGGGTCGCGAGCACTGTCTCCAGCGCGGGCGCTGCTGA
- a CDS encoding histone deacetylase family protein, with protein sequence MKAVHTELHRSHDPQFFLVRGVVKRTTEQPERADRLLKGLKEGKHQLVEPTKFGQGPRARIHSPEYLTFLSEAWEAWTALGDSGPEMIGNIHPVRHAATYPTHIVGKLGWHTADTAAPIGPGTWAAACAATDVAVTAAQMVMDGEDATYALCRPPGHHAYRDMAGGFCFLNNSAIAAAHLRQKHERVVILDVDVHHGNGTQGIFYAQPDVYTISIHADPTAYYPFVWGYAHERGEGPGLGTNLNIPLGIGTGDDGYIQALDLARKAIESFAPGALVIALGLDASEHDPLKGLAVTTPGFRRIGQAIARMGLPTVFVQEGGYLSDILGANLTSVLAGFEEAR encoded by the coding sequence GTGAAAGCCGTCCATACCGAACTGCACCGCAGCCACGATCCGCAATTCTTCCTGGTTCGCGGTGTCGTCAAGCGCACCACCGAGCAGCCGGAGCGCGCCGACCGCCTGCTCAAGGGGCTGAAGGAGGGCAAGCACCAGCTGGTCGAGCCGACCAAATTCGGGCAGGGGCCGCGTGCGCGCATTCACAGCCCGGAGTATCTGACCTTCCTGAGCGAAGCCTGGGAGGCCTGGACGGCGCTCGGTGATTCCGGCCCGGAGATGATCGGCAACATCCATCCCGTGCGTCACGCCGCGACCTATCCGACCCACATCGTCGGCAAGCTCGGCTGGCACACCGCCGACACCGCGGCGCCGATCGGTCCCGGCACCTGGGCCGCGGCCTGTGCCGCAACCGACGTTGCGGTCACTGCCGCGCAGATGGTGATGGACGGCGAGGACGCAACCTATGCGCTCTGCCGTCCGCCCGGTCACCACGCCTATCGCGACATGGCCGGCGGCTTCTGCTTCCTCAACAACAGCGCGATTGCTGCGGCGCATCTGCGGCAGAAGCACGAGCGCGTCGTGATCCTCGACGTCGACGTCCATCACGGCAACGGCACGCAAGGCATCTTCTACGCCCAACCCGATGTCTACACGATCTCGATCCATGCCGATCCGACCGCCTATTATCCGTTCGTGTGGGGTTATGCCCATGAGCGCGGCGAAGGGCCGGGCCTCGGCACCAATCTCAACATTCCCCTCGGCATCGGCACCGGCGATGACGGCTACATTCAGGCGCTGGACCTTGCGCGCAAGGCGATCGAGTCCTTCGCTCCCGGCGCGCTCGTCATCGCGCTCGGCTTAGATGCCTCCGAGCACGATCCGCTGAAGGGATTGGCCGTCACCACGCCCGGCTTTCGCCGCATCGGCCAGGCCATCGCCAGGATGGGTCTGCCGACCGTGTTCGTGCAGGAGGGCGGTTATCTTTCCGACATTCTCGGCGCGAACCTGACCTCGGTGCTGGCGGGATTTGAAGAGGCGAGGTGA
- a CDS encoding 4'-phosphopantetheinyl transferase family protein: MADDRIELFVGLIESIDAPGAVETCRRLLSVDERGRADRFMFERHRRQYIFAHAMLRMALSQVASNVAPSDWSFGAGRYGRPFVAAPATSTALHFSLSHADGCVACVVSRHEAVGIDVETVSRRVAPLSTALRFFAPEEVEALRGLPEPAAIERFFDYWTLKEAYLKARGFGLNLPLDAFAVQVSREAIEISFKPDIADDPDGWRFSLCSPSPSHRLAIADGSRANGGLPISRNAWPLQQAAE; this comes from the coding sequence ATGGCGGACGACAGAATTGAACTCTTTGTCGGACTGATCGAGTCCATTGACGCGCCGGGCGCGGTCGAGACGTGCCGGCGGCTGCTTTCGGTCGACGAGCGGGGCCGGGCCGATCGCTTCATGTTCGAGCGGCATCGGCGGCAGTATATTTTCGCGCACGCCATGCTGCGCATGGCGCTGTCGCAGGTCGCCTCCAATGTCGCACCATCGGACTGGTCCTTTGGCGCCGGCCGCTATGGGCGTCCGTTTGTCGCAGCACCCGCGACCTCGACTGCGCTGCACTTCAGCCTGTCTCATGCCGACGGCTGCGTCGCCTGCGTCGTGTCGCGGCACGAGGCCGTCGGCATCGACGTCGAAACCGTGTCGCGACGGGTGGCGCCGCTGTCGACTGCGCTTCGCTTCTTTGCGCCGGAGGAGGTCGAGGCGCTGCGGGGACTGCCGGAGCCCGCCGCGATCGAACGCTTCTTCGACTATTGGACGCTCAAGGAGGCCTATTTGAAGGCCAGGGGCTTTGGCCTCAATTTGCCGCTCGACGCCTTCGCCGTGCAGGTGTCGCGCGAGGCTATCGAGATCAGCTTCAAGCCCGATATCGCCGACGATCCCGATGGCTGGCGCTTCTCGCTGTGCTCGCCATCGCCCTCGCATCGCCTCGCGATCGCCGACGGCTCCCGCGCCAACGGAGGCCTTCCCATCAGCCGCAATGCCTGGCCGCTCCAGCAAGCGGCCGAATGA
- a CDS encoding DUF6492 family protein, whose product MHSVALLTASYAKDIERFSLLSESIDTWLTGYTRHYVLVNDEDVPLFERFASDKRAIVPASRYLPKWLFALPPALQFISKRRVWLSLLSSPVHGWHIQQILKIAGVLNAPEQRVCILDSDNLFFREFDVGQYAGGEKTPLFVTPRDIGADHPLHGLWLRTVDQLLGIKERSFPADDYVGNALVWDRDTARAMTAAIKSVTGLNWVLALCRKKKFSEYLMYGHFVANSPAHLATHRVTEDSIAVSHWDDTPLDRPSIEAMMRAASPEQVALCIQSYSSTSVDDIRDVFRLSSRDRRAPGLAPDHIDDAAEFVVPKTR is encoded by the coding sequence ATGCATTCCGTTGCACTGCTGACTGCCAGCTATGCCAAGGATATTGAACGCTTTTCGCTGCTGAGCGAAAGCATCGACACCTGGCTCACGGGATATACGCGGCATTATGTTCTCGTTAACGATGAGGATGTGCCGCTGTTTGAGCGTTTCGCTTCCGATAAGCGGGCCATCGTTCCGGCCTCGCGCTATTTGCCGAAATGGCTGTTCGCGCTGCCGCCGGCGCTTCAGTTCATCAGCAAGCGGCGCGTCTGGCTGTCGCTGCTGTCGTCGCCGGTGCACGGCTGGCACATCCAGCAGATCCTCAAGATCGCCGGCGTCCTCAACGCCCCCGAGCAGCGCGTCTGCATTCTGGATTCGGACAATCTGTTCTTCCGCGAGTTCGACGTTGGCCAATATGCCGGCGGTGAGAAGACGCCGCTGTTCGTCACGCCGCGGGACATCGGCGCCGACCACCCGTTGCATGGGCTGTGGCTGCGCACCGTCGATCAGCTTCTCGGAATCAAGGAGCGCTCCTTCCCCGCCGACGATTACGTCGGCAATGCGCTGGTGTGGGACAGGGACACCGCGCGCGCCATGACCGCCGCCATCAAATCGGTCACCGGACTGAACTGGGTCCTTGCGCTCTGCCGGAAGAAGAAGTTCTCGGAATATTTGATGTACGGCCATTTCGTCGCGAACTCGCCCGCGCATCTGGCCACCCACCGGGTCACGGAAGACAGCATCGCCGTCTCGCATTGGGACGATACGCCGCTGGATCGCCCTTCCATCGAGGCGATGATGCGCGCCGCTTCGCCCGAGCAGGTCGCGCTCTGCATCCAGTCCTATTCCTCGACCTCGGTCGACGACATCCGTGACGTGTTCCGTCTCTCCTCGCGCGATCGCCGCGCTCCGGGCCTCGCGCCCGACCACATCGATGACGCGGCCGAGTTCGTCGTGCCGAAGACGCGCTGA
- a CDS encoding endo-1,4-beta-xylanase, whose product MTRLDRREFLLGGAAALAVGASASAVPASKLAQRRPGFGAAATLWDLQADPRLGEAISTYCTQVVPVLELKWPMLRPNAHTFNFERADAILDFARENDLTMRGHALAWYHDIPDWTKQIKATRGVERAYVDHIGTVVSYYKDKLTSWDVVNEPIPDNSRSPKDRRDTFWTQHLGQGWIPLAFRTAAAADPFVKLAINEYDIESAKDSFIAKRAAYRNLIMDLLDQGVPLHAVGLQSHLHAELEIDTHGLAEFVTELRSWGLEVLVTELDVDDQKLAGTPAQRDAIVAKRVDDLLTAISTSGPVRSILTWGLSDRYSWINGTFARADKQPTRPLPLDGEFKPKPFMDVISKFTRDA is encoded by the coding sequence GTGACCAGGCTCGACAGACGCGAATTTCTTCTTGGCGGCGCCGCCGCCCTCGCGGTGGGCGCATCGGCGTCGGCGGTACCGGCATCGAAGCTCGCGCAACGCCGTCCAGGCTTCGGCGCGGCCGCCACGCTCTGGGACCTGCAAGCCGATCCCAGGCTCGGTGAAGCCATCAGCACATATTGCACGCAGGTGGTGCCGGTGCTCGAGCTGAAATGGCCGATGCTGCGACCGAACGCGCACACGTTCAACTTCGAGCGCGCCGACGCGATCCTGGATTTTGCACGGGAGAACGACCTGACGATGCGCGGCCACGCGCTCGCCTGGTATCACGACATTCCGGACTGGACCAAGCAGATCAAGGCGACCCGCGGCGTCGAGCGCGCCTATGTCGATCACATTGGCACCGTCGTCTCCTATTACAAGGACAAGCTGACCTCGTGGGACGTCGTCAACGAGCCGATCCCGGACAACTCCCGCAGTCCGAAGGACCGGCGCGACACGTTCTGGACGCAGCATCTGGGTCAAGGGTGGATTCCGCTGGCCTTCCGCACGGCGGCTGCGGCCGATCCCTTCGTCAAACTCGCGATCAATGAATATGACATCGAGTCGGCCAAGGACTCGTTCATTGCCAAGCGCGCAGCCTACCGCAACCTGATCATGGATCTGCTCGACCAGGGCGTTCCTCTGCACGCCGTCGGCCTGCAATCGCATCTGCATGCCGAGCTCGAGATCGACACGCATGGGCTCGCCGAATTCGTCACCGAGCTGCGCTCCTGGGGCCTGGAGGTGCTCGTCACCGAGCTCGACGTCGACGATCAAAAGCTGGCTGGAACCCCGGCGCAGCGCGACGCCATCGTCGCCAAACGCGTCGACGATCTCTTGACGGCGATCTCAACCAGCGGCCCGGTGCGCTCGATCCTGACCTGGGGCCTCTCGGATCGCTACAGCTGGATCAACGGCACCTTCGCCCGCGCCGACAAGCAGCCGACCCGTCCGCTGCCGCTCGACGGCGAGTTCAAGCCGAAGCCGTTCATGGACGTGATCAGCAAATTTACGAGAGATGCCTGA
- a CDS encoding lipopolysaccharide biosynthesis protein — protein MLNRHFSIYLVAYILPAAVGFFAVTAYTRLLTPAEYGVYVVGISLAGILGAIFFAWIKLSVSRYQAMSAEVDFRGTAMVAFALTAAVLCATTPLVFLVRNDVSVELLLASMFVAIMANAVDVGQEFERAKLRPYRFAAISIVRSVSSVGFGLLAIWLGWGGLGLLAAFGLGSLTGIILNLVGDRTRIARFQRSQFMQLARYGLPLTLAGLSVAVYSACDRLIVAYQLGKDAAGIFGVAADLPRQFMVMIASSVAAATVPLVFRSLSENNKETTRERLTESLELLLVVVTPVAVWLPLAADQVAGTLVGADFRAGVSALLPTLVLARFFGIANQFYVQISFQLAERPFMLAAQSFLTLVVSVVLMVVLVAGYGIYGAALATLATEAVGFLVAVVLMHRAQPVPFDFNRLAGVAVSAAAMAAAILAARSQVSGTGFVTLIIVSFAGGLAYSATAWLLNVANVRTLSLRFLRSFNRKALGV, from the coding sequence ATGCTGAACCGCCATTTCTCGATTTATCTGGTCGCCTACATCCTGCCCGCGGCGGTGGGCTTCTTCGCTGTCACAGCCTATACGCGGCTGCTAACGCCGGCAGAGTACGGCGTCTATGTCGTCGGCATCAGCCTCGCCGGCATCCTGGGCGCGATCTTCTTCGCCTGGATCAAGCTGTCGGTGTCCCGCTATCAGGCGATGTCGGCAGAGGTGGATTTTCGCGGCACGGCGATGGTGGCTTTCGCGCTTACCGCTGCGGTGCTCTGCGCCACGACCCCGCTGGTCTTCCTGGTCCGCAACGACGTCAGTGTCGAGCTGCTGCTTGCCAGCATGTTCGTCGCCATCATGGCCAATGCCGTCGATGTCGGTCAGGAATTCGAGCGCGCGAAATTGCGCCCGTACAGGTTTGCCGCGATCTCGATCGTGCGCAGCGTGTCGAGCGTCGGCTTCGGTCTGCTCGCCATCTGGCTCGGCTGGGGCGGATTGGGACTGCTGGCCGCGTTCGGACTGGGCTCGCTCACCGGAATCATTCTCAATCTCGTCGGCGACCGCACCAGGATCGCACGCTTTCAGCGCAGCCAGTTCATGCAGCTGGCGCGCTACGGCCTGCCGCTGACGCTGGCGGGCCTCTCCGTTGCGGTCTATTCGGCCTGCGACCGGCTCATTGTCGCTTATCAGCTCGGCAAGGACGCCGCCGGCATTTTCGGCGTTGCCGCCGATCTGCCACGCCAGTTCATGGTCATGATCGCATCCAGTGTTGCCGCGGCCACCGTGCCGCTGGTGTTCCGGTCGTTGTCCGAAAACAACAAGGAGACGACGCGGGAGCGGCTGACCGAGAGCCTCGAGCTCCTGCTCGTCGTCGTCACACCCGTCGCAGTCTGGCTCCCGCTCGCCGCGGATCAGGTCGCCGGCACGCTGGTCGGCGCCGACTTCCGCGCCGGCGTGTCGGCGCTGCTGCCGACCCTGGTGCTCGCCCGCTTCTTCGGAATCGCCAATCAGTTCTACGTGCAGATCAGCTTTCAGCTCGCCGAGCGCCCCTTCATGCTGGCGGCGCAATCCTTTCTCACGCTCGTGGTCAGCGTGGTCCTGATGGTCGTGCTGGTCGCCGGCTACGGCATCTATGGAGCGGCGCTGGCGACGCTCGCGACCGAGGCGGTCGGCTTCCTCGTTGCCGTCGTCCTGATGCATCGCGCCCAGCCGGTCCCGTTCGACTTCAACCGGCTTGCTGGGGTCGCGGTTTCGGCCGCGGCGATGGCGGCGGCCATCCTTGCGGCGCGCTCGCAGGTCAGCGGCACCGGCTTTGTCACGCTCATCATCGTCAGTTTCGCCGGCGGCCTCGCTTATTCCGCCACGGCCTGGCTCCTCAACGTCGCAAATGTCCGGACGCTGTCGTTACGCTTCCTGCGAAGCTTCAACCGCAAGGCGCTGGGCGTCTGA